TTACCTGCCTTTGGCATTTGCGGGTACAGCTGTTGGCATTCTGGTGGTTCTTGGCTACCTCCTTTTCGTTAAAAGGGCTGTGGTGGACAGGGTTGAGAGGCTGGCTGAGAGTCTGGGCAGAATTATGGAGAAAGGTGCGGGAAGGGTGGAGGTTGAGGGCTGTGACGAAATCACTCTGCTGGAGAAGAGGATAAATGAGCTTCTCGATGCAATCTCAGGCAAGATTGAGGAAGTTGAGGAGCTGAACCAGAACTTAAGGTTGGTAAACAAGTTGATGAGGCACGATATTCTGAACGACCTCACGTCAATACAGCTGGCCGTGGAGGTTCTGAAGGAGGAGGGAATGAATGATGGAATGGTAATGAACATTGAGAGGTCTGTCAGCAGGATTGCAGACTTGATAAGGAGGGTGAGAACTCTTGAGGAGATAATGGGGCGCGAAGCCGAACTCGTGGAAATTGACTTGAAAGACATCATAGAGGAAATTGCGGAGAAGTACAATGTGGAGGTGGAGGTTGAGGGAGAGACGATGTTTATGGCCGACAAGAACGTGGTTTCGGTGTTTGACAACCTGATTTCAAATTCGGTAAGGCACGGCAATGCGGACAAAGTCTTCATAAGAGGGGAGAAGAGGAACGGAAAGTGCTACGTTACCTTCTCAGACAACGGAAGTGGGATTCCCGAGGAGATTTCTGACAGAATTTTTGAGGAGGGTTTCAGCACGAAGGGGAGTGGTCTGGGGCTTTACATCGTTAAAAAGCTGATGAGCAGATATGGCGGGGAGATAAGGCTTTTGTCAGCCAGTCCGGCAACTTTCCAGTTAGTGTTTAAATGTTAGAAAGATTTATATGGTGAATGTGTTAATGATGATTAGGAATACCAGCACCAATCCCCGCATACCCCCAATTTTTTAATCTCTATTAATTATAGGTTTTCGCTGCGGAGAGGCAAAGAATAGAAAAGAGCCATTATATTCATTTCACCATCCAGAAAGCTTATTTTGCGTGTTACTCAGTGTTGAAAGATGGATGCAACTCTTGACAGGTTCTTCCCATTGTTTGAATCTGAGTCCAATGAGGATTTCTGGAGGATTGAGGAAATCAGAAGGTATCACGAGTCCTTAATGGTTGAACTTGATAGAATTTACAGGATTGCGGAGGCTGCAAGGAAGAAGGGGCTTGACCCCGAGCTGAGCGTTGAGATTCCGATTGCGAAGAACATGGCGGAGAGAGTTGAAAAGCTGATGAATTTGCAGGGTTTGGCGAAACGCATAATGGA
The nucleotide sequence above comes from Archaeoglobus fulgidus DSM 4304. Encoded proteins:
- a CDS encoding sensor histidine kinase, yielding MLTRKVLLVGGGVLVVSVIVIYAGLYFATQSLFDHIDVNNALNRAELVHSALFHEVDAIDSFCADWAEWDDTYNFVLNRNMDYVESNLVDETFPTLNVNYIVYLDRNGEVVLAKGYDLENETAMNPSQPLIERFRELSARNDLDVKKGFLRFDNSIYAFSARPILRSDETGPYAGTLIFARIVDDSFIQSPSKIAGLSFKILPVPKEKSVKFVNESALLVEFPLEDYSGRVVGTIEFYAEREALGILSSLYLPLAFAGTAVGILVVLGYLLFVKRAVVDRVERLAESLGRIMEKGAGRVEVEGCDEITLLEKRINELLDAISGKIEEVEELNQNLRLVNKLMRHDILNDLTSIQLAVEVLKEEGMNDGMVMNIERSVSRIADLIRRVRTLEEIMGREAELVEIDLKDIIEEIAEKYNVEVEVEGETMFMADKNVVSVFDNLISNSVRHGNADKVFIRGEKRNGKCYVTFSDNGSGIPEEISDRIFEEGFSTKGSGLGLYIVKKLMSRYGGEIRLLSASPATFQLVFKC